The following are from one region of the Actinomyces sp. oral taxon 897 genome:
- a CDS encoding tetratricopeptide repeat protein, translated as MKRYEEAIAEYRQGALVSDSDYERGQLMKKTGEALYEMGQHEEALSAFQQALDYWRKEKSFETRRASGLSDVGDVLRALGRYEEAVTAYQQAANTYRDYKGSKYYKKERAYCLSDASATLCALGRYTEAAAAYRLAQHLWPYRSDISKKQASSHYSTGDSLLQESHYAEALDSYRQALEIYRQVEGTEKDQADCQAGIDRALRALGRDGAAAPASAGPASSGSAPGTAAPASAAPGAAAPSGVPSGGVPSSGTTRQQADSLRNDALALRREGRHEEALDAFRQALEAYRGIGGTAEDQADCLHYGIGLTLQTTGHYSQALEVYRQALEIYRQVEGSQKDQANCLYNTGKTLSLAGRLEESREAYQDALGLYRQVSGTTEDQADCLGSTGTVLRGLKRYEEALDNFRQALEAYRSVPGTARSQAGCLLDIGNTLDNLGRYAEAVDTYGQALEVYRQIEDATRNQGVCLENTGNTLCRMSRYAEALASYRQALETYRQVEGTEKDQADCQVGIDIALRALGQGGTQDTAPAPSAPPAPAPPAPPAPPAPSSGGVTSSGVAQQRADSLRDQALVLRRAGRYQEALAVYGQALDAYRQEGTKAGQAECLNSIGLVLGALGQDQEAADAYLQALETYRQVSGTQRLQGVCLENTGHVLHREGRYQEALARFEQSLDLYRQVAGSERDQADCLRGTGLALEKLGRYEEALTCLRQSLGLYQQVEGTQEAQAECLGSTGSVLDDLDRYQEAAEAYRQARETYRQVEGCEEEQAHCLYMAALSLLRAGRHEEALAVLRDALELYRTLDGTQSDQADCLRGTGLALRKLGRHEEARTALHDALELYRSLPDTQSDQAWCLRAAADCLSEAGQFQEAQAVYRQALSLYRSLPGTQEEQAECLLHCADIAQWVTGRYEEALTALRQILDLGGQGDQAHKVRAVCHFRVGTLLVELGRDQEAVAAYRQALEDYREEGAVAERASCLHELGTTLAQTGRYEEALTALDESLGLYRTLSGTVAEQAGCLYDTGVVLGVVGRHEDALTAYQDAVELYRSLPDTSRQQAACLHSTGLALVEVGRYEEAPAAFQGAEDLCPGLCEEVGQADAEDLRAAWSARRLAEDGDAPGRTRQG; from the coding sequence ATGAAACGATACGAGGAGGCCATAGCGGAGTACCGGCAGGGTGCATTGGTGTCCGACTCGGACTACGAGCGGGGCCAACTCATGAAAAAAACTGGTGAGGCTCTGTACGAAATGGGGCAGCACGAGGAGGCCCTGTCCGCTTTTCAGCAGGCCCTGGACTACTGGCGCAAGGAGAAGAGCTTCGAAACGCGGCGGGCTAGCGGCCTGAGTGACGTCGGCGATGTGCTGCGTGCGCTAGGGCGCTACGAGGAGGCCGTGACCGCTTATCAGCAGGCTGCAAATACTTACCGTGACTACAAAGGCTCCAAGTACTACAAGAAGGAGCGAGCTTACTGTCTGAGTGACGCGAGTGCCACCCTGTGCGCACTAGGGCGTTATACGGAGGCTGCTGCCGCCTACCGGCTGGCGCAGCATCTGTGGCCTTACCGGTCTGACATCAGTAAGAAGCAGGCCAGTTCCCACTATAGTACTGGCGATTCCCTGCTCCAGGAAAGTCATTACGCTGAGGCGCTGGACTCCTATCGTCAGGCCCTGGAGATCTACCGGCAGGTGGAGGGCACCGAGAAGGACCAGGCCGACTGCCAGGCGGGGATCGACCGCGCCCTGCGTGCGCTGGGCCGGGACGGGGCCGCCGCGCCCGCCAGTGCCGGGCCGGCGTCGAGCGGTTCCGCGCCAGGGACCGCCGCGCCAGCCAGTGCTGCGCCGGGGGCCGCCGCACCGTCCGGCGTACCGTCAGGGGGTGTCCCGTCGTCCGGCACCACGCGCCAGCAGGCCGACTCCCTGCGCAACGACGCTCTCGCCCTGCGCAGGGAAGGGCGTCACGAGGAGGCGCTGGACGCCTTCCGGCAGGCCCTGGAGGCCTACCGAGGCATTGGCGGCACCGCGGAGGACCAGGCCGACTGCCTGCACTACGGCATTGGCCTGACCCTGCAGACGACGGGGCACTACAGCCAGGCCCTGGAGGTCTACCGCCAGGCCCTGGAGATCTACCGGCAGGTGGAGGGCAGCCAGAAGGACCAGGCCAACTGCCTGTACAACACCGGTAAGACCCTGTCCCTGGCGGGGCGCCTCGAGGAGAGCCGCGAGGCCTATCAGGACGCCCTTGGCCTCTACCGGCAGGTGAGTGGCACCACGGAGGACCAGGCCGACTGCCTGGGCAGTACCGGGACGGTCCTGCGCGGCCTCAAGCGCTATGAGGAGGCGCTGGACAACTTCCGCCAGGCCCTGGAGGCCTACCGCAGCGTGCCCGGGACAGCGCGCAGCCAGGCTGGTTGCCTGCTTGACATTGGCAACACGCTGGACAACCTGGGGCGCTACGCCGAGGCCGTGGACACCTACGGCCAGGCCCTGGAGGTCTACCGCCAGATAGAGGATGCGACGCGAAACCAGGGGGTCTGCCTGGAGAACACGGGTAACACCCTGTGCCGCATGAGCCGCTACGCCGAGGCCCTGGCCTCCTACCGCCAGGCCCTGGAGACCTACCGCCAGGTGGAGGGCACCGAGAAGGACCAGGCCGACTGCCAGGTGGGAATCGATATCGCCCTGCGTGCGCTGGGCCAGGGCGGGACCCAGGACACCGCCCCCGCCCCGTCAGCCCCGCCCGCCCCCGCTCCACCTGCCCCGCCCGCTCCACCTGCCCCATCGTCAGGGGGCGTTACGTCCTCCGGCGTCGCGCAGCAGCGGGCCGACTCCCTGCGTGACCAGGCCCTGGTCCTGCGCAGGGCGGGACGGTACCAGGAGGCCCTGGCCGTCTACGGCCAGGCCCTGGACGCCTACCGTCAGGAGGGCACCAAGGCGGGCCAGGCCGAGTGCCTCAACAGCATCGGCCTGGTCCTGGGGGCGCTGGGGCAGGACCAGGAGGCCGCGGACGCCTACCTCCAGGCCCTGGAGACCTACCGCCAGGTCAGTGGCACCCAGCGGCTGCAGGGTGTCTGCCTGGAGAACACCGGTCACGTCCTGCACCGGGAGGGTCGCTACCAGGAGGCCCTGGCCAGGTTCGAGCAGTCCCTGGACCTCTACCGCCAGGTAGCGGGCAGCGAGCGGGACCAGGCCGACTGCCTGCGCGGTACCGGTCTGGCCCTGGAGAAGCTGGGGCGCTACGAGGAGGCCCTGACCTGCCTGCGGCAGTCCCTGGGCCTCTACCAGCAGGTGGAGGGCACCCAGGAGGCGCAGGCTGAGTGCCTGGGAAGTACCGGCAGCGTCCTGGACGACCTCGACAGGTACCAGGAGGCCGCGGAGGCCTACCGCCAGGCCCGGGAGACCTACCGGCAGGTGGAGGGGTGCGAGGAGGAGCAGGCCCACTGCCTGTACATGGCCGCCCTCAGCCTGCTGCGGGCGGGGCGCCACGAGGAGGCGCTGGCGGTCCTGCGCGACGCCCTGGAGCTCTACCGCACCCTGGACGGCACCCAGTCGGACCAGGCCGACTGCCTGCGCGGTACCGGTCTGGCCCTGAGGAAGCTGGGGCGCCACGAGGAGGCCCGCACCGCCCTCCACGACGCCCTGGAGCTCTACCGCAGCCTGCCTGACACCCAGTCGGACCAGGCCTGGTGCCTGCGGGCTGCTGCCGACTGCCTCAGTGAGGCGGGCCAGTTCCAGGAGGCGCAGGCGGTCTACCGTCAGGCCCTGAGCCTCTACCGCAGTCTGCCCGGCACCCAGGAGGAGCAGGCCGAGTGCCTCCTGCACTGCGCGGACATCGCCCAGTGGGTGACGGGGCGCTATGAGGAGGCCCTGACCGCTCTCCGGCAGATCCTGGATCTTGGCGGGCAGGGTGACCAGGCGCACAAGGTGAGGGCCGTCTGCCACTTCCGCGTCGGCACCCTCCTGGTGGAGCTGGGGCGCGACCAGGAGGCCGTGGCCGCCTACCGCCAGGCCCTGGAGGACTACCGGGAGGAGGGCGCCGTGGCGGAGAGGGCCAGCTGCCTGCACGAGCTGGGTACCACCTTGGCGCAGACGGGGCGCTATGAGGAGGCCCTGACCGCCCTGGACGAGTCCCTGGGCCTGTACCGCACGCTGAGTGGCACCGTGGCGGAGCAGGCCGGGTGCCTGTATGACACGGGCGTGGTCCTGGGCGTAGTGGGGCGTCACGAGGATGCCCTGACCGCCTACCAGGACGCCGTCGAGCTCTACCGCAGCCTGCCGGACACCAGCCGCCAGCAGGCCGCCTGCCTGCACAGCACCGGCCTGGCCCTGGTGGAGGTGGGACGCTACGAGGAGGCCCCGGCCGCCTTCCAGGGGGCGGAGGATCTCTGCCCGGGTCTGTGCGAGGAGGTCGGGCAGGCCGACGCCGAGGACCTGCGCGCCGCCTGGAGCGCCCGGCGCCTCGCCGAGGACGGTGACGCCCCCGGGCGCACGCGCCAGGGCTGA
- a CDS encoding GTPase domain-containing protein yields the protein MTTACPSCFTPLPDDQVVFRCTGTCPQTSDPVASEYAGTNVLLTPWYRASLTGEIKVLPSSVPCRRCQSRCTQEICPTCHYDIPAGWRSSRAFTVAVAGARGAGKSVYIGVGMQSLTRYAQSRACTVSPYTQGTLDVYNREYYKPLFDENITMRGTPPVSAGGAYQRDPLIWDMSGGPLGRLFLVIRDAAGEDLEKIVGRSKAFSFFSRADLVVFLFDPLRLNGVRQVLSGIIPDVDPKRLGAPAEKVLANVLNQMERSKAPMALTISKFDSLQQLPQANNPLALPLANPGSQINQDDTMARAALPPREAVKALDRDSELLDAELRTLYQELGQNSVVLLAEQAHQSHKIGELRHFAVSALGETPEHNQQLTLRGVSPFRVLDPILWGMAQAGYLF from the coding sequence ATGACCACCGCCTGCCCCTCGTGCTTCACGCCGCTGCCCGACGACCAGGTCGTCTTCCGCTGCACGGGCACCTGCCCCCAGACCAGTGACCCGGTGGCCTCCGAGTACGCCGGGACGAACGTGCTCCTAACACCCTGGTACCGGGCCTCCCTGACCGGTGAGATCAAGGTCCTGCCCTCCTCGGTCCCCTGCCGTCGCTGCCAGAGCCGGTGCACCCAGGAGATCTGCCCCACCTGCCACTACGACATCCCCGCGGGCTGGCGGAGCTCCCGCGCCTTCACCGTGGCGGTGGCGGGTGCGCGCGGCGCCGGCAAGTCGGTGTACATCGGGGTCGGCATGCAGTCGCTCACACGCTACGCCCAGTCCCGGGCCTGCACGGTGAGCCCCTACACGCAGGGCACCCTGGACGTCTACAACCGTGAGTACTACAAGCCCCTGTTCGACGAGAACATCACCATGAGGGGCACACCTCCGGTCAGTGCCGGTGGCGCCTACCAGCGCGACCCGCTGATCTGGGACATGTCCGGCGGGCCCCTGGGAAGGCTCTTCCTGGTCATCCGTGACGCGGCGGGGGAGGACCTGGAGAAGATCGTGGGGCGGTCCAAGGCCTTCTCCTTCTTCAGCCGGGCGGATCTCGTGGTCTTCCTGTTCGACCCGCTGCGCCTGAACGGCGTCCGCCAGGTCCTGTCCGGCATTATCCCGGACGTGGATCCCAAGCGCCTGGGCGCGCCCGCGGAGAAGGTGCTCGCCAATGTCCTCAACCAGATGGAGAGGAGCAAGGCGCCCATGGCCCTGACCATCTCCAAGTTCGACTCCCTGCAGCAGCTCCCGCAGGCCAATAACCCCCTGGCACTGCCCCTGGCCAACCCCGGGTCCCAGATCAACCAGGACGACACCATGGCCCGTGCCGCCCTGCCACCGCGCGAGGCGGTCAAGGCCCTGGACCGCGACTCCGAGCTCCTCGACGCCGAGCTGCGCACCCTGTATCAGGAGCTCGGGCAGAACAGTGTGGTGCTCCTGGCCGAGCAGGCGCACCAGAGCCACAAGATCGGCGAACTGCGGCACTTCGCGGTCTCGGCCCTGGGTGAGACGCCGGAGCACAACCAGCAGCTGACCCTGCGGGGCGTCTCCCCCTTCAGGGTCCTGGACCCGATCCTGTGGGGCATGGCCCAGGCGGGGTACCTGTTCTAG
- a CDS encoding tetratricopeptide repeat protein, which yields MAHKDEGRAKKHFDAGTKLLHSEQYEEALAELRSALSIYRETSDTGWKPASCLFRIGQTLRAMRRYEEALEAYQQAVNIYRDLGYAKDEYADCLHGTGETLIALGRRQEARAAYEQAVRLYDALPKWARELRQDNYRSCLRGIGRTVSATDRQGPGAPGTTSPGPLPSGPAPVTNGRPGPDRQRADALRKEGVRLREAGRCEEALAAYHQALELYRALPGTTVAQANCLHYGIGLTLQTTGRYSQALEVYDQSLELYRQVGDTQRDQANCRYNAANALRRSERYEEARLAYQDALSLYRQVEGTEEDQADCLNGVGLAMTGAGRSEAALAPYSLALDIYRQLPGTELDQANCLHSTANALDDVGRYAEAVEAYRQSLELYRQVGRTSREQANCLYNIGGTLRRARRYEEAMTSYRQALETYRRVEGSKREQADCLYGRGLAMTGLGRCQDALTAYRQALEAYRQVEGTERRQALVLFNIGDCLEDLRHYQEAVTAHEQSLDLYQQIGGTERQQAICRENMANCLRRAGRPEEAMTAYRQALETYRRVEGTTQDQGICLENTGNTLRRAGRPEEALTAYRKALASYRKVEGSERDQADCLGGIGRALDALKRREEALSAYRQALEAYRAVSGTVRQQAVCLLRAGNVLDDLGRYEDALTSYRQSLEAYRKVEGTTQVQGTCLYNVGGTLRRLNRYEEALEIYHQALEAYRQVEGTTRAQADCLGGIGRALRGLGRYEESHKAFRQALEAYRTVPGTARPQAVCLLDIGNALDDLGRYEEAVDLYGQALEAYRRVEGTTRAQGLCLENTGNTLRRLNRYEEALEIYRRALEDYRRAEGAERDQADCLGGIGRALRGLGRYEESHKAFRQALEAYRTVPGTARPQAVCLLDIGNALGDVGRYEEAVDLYGQALEAYRRVEGTTRAQGDCLYNIGNVLLSRLGRYAEALEAYRQALEAYQQVEGSERDQADCVINTGRALDALKRREEALSAFYQALEAYRTVPGTVRQQAVCLLDIGNALGDVGRYEEAVDLYGQALEAYRRVEGTTRAQGDCLYNIGNVLLSRLGRYAEALEAYRQALEAYRQVEGSERDQADCVINTGRALDALKRREEALSAFYQALEAYRAVPGTVRQQADCLLRAGNALDDLDRCAEALEAYHQALEAYQLEGATRGQANCLYNIGGTLRRLGRYAEALEAYRQALEAYQQVEDSTRDQADCLNGAGLALVGQGRCEEALGSYHQALETYRQVEATERRQALVMFNTGSALEKLGRYEEAATAHEQSLGLYRQVEGTGRQQAVCQENTASCLRRAGRYAEALELYRQALEAYRQVEGTKTDQDDCLRGIRHCLEALGRPQDEADEAPPPVGRQPAGDVAADHAAQVPQPDHAAQPDQPGAGRQEADQLHEAARFLMGQERYEEAVVSYRRALRAYRDLGGAQAQEARCLHEVGRALAEVGCLTEAVDALQEASELYDAGSVGDRAACLYDTGVALGAAGCHEAAAASYRAAADLYATLAGTGRQQGTCLYRLGGALAELGRYEEASSTYAAAVGLHPGLREEAGVDDDTLHRAWSTRSLAEDRGLP from the coding sequence ATGGCGCACAAGGACGAGGGGCGTGCGAAGAAGCACTTCGACGCAGGAACGAAGCTCCTGCACAGCGAGCAGTACGAGGAGGCGCTTGCCGAGCTCAGAAGTGCCTTGAGCATCTACCGTGAGACCTCCGACACCGGCTGGAAGCCCGCCAGCTGCCTGTTCAGGATCGGCCAGACCCTACGTGCCATGAGACGCTACGAGGAGGCCCTGGAGGCCTACCAGCAGGCCGTGAACATCTACCGTGACCTCGGTTACGCCAAGGACGAGTACGCTGACTGCCTGCACGGCACCGGTGAGACCTTGATCGCACTGGGCAGGCGCCAGGAGGCGCGGGCGGCCTATGAGCAGGCCGTGCGCCTCTACGACGCCCTGCCCAAGTGGGCCAGGGAGCTGAGGCAGGACAACTACAGGTCCTGCCTGCGCGGCATCGGCAGGACCGTGTCCGCTACCGACCGGCAAGGGCCCGGCGCCCCGGGCACCACCTCCCCAGGCCCCCTCCCCTCAGGCCCCGCCCCGGTCACCAACGGCAGGCCCGGCCCGGACCGCCAGCGGGCCGACGCCCTGCGCAAGGAGGGCGTCAGGCTGCGTGAGGCGGGCAGGTGCGAGGAGGCCCTGGCCGCCTACCACCAGGCCCTGGAGCTCTACCGCGCCCTGCCCGGCACCACCGTGGCGCAGGCCAACTGCCTGCACTACGGCATTGGCCTGACCCTGCAGACGACGGGGCGCTACAGCCAGGCCCTGGAGGTCTACGACCAGTCCCTGGAGCTGTACCGCCAGGTAGGTGACACGCAGCGGGACCAGGCCAACTGCCGGTACAACGCTGCCAACGCCCTGCGCCGCTCGGAGCGGTACGAGGAGGCCCGCCTCGCCTACCAGGACGCCCTGAGCCTCTATCGGCAGGTGGAGGGCACCGAGGAGGACCAGGCCGACTGCCTGAACGGCGTCGGCCTGGCCATGACGGGTGCCGGGCGTTCCGAGGCGGCCCTGGCCCCCTACAGCCTGGCCCTGGACATCTACCGGCAGCTGCCGGGGACCGAGCTCGACCAGGCCAACTGCCTGCACAGCACCGCCAACGCCCTGGACGACGTCGGCCGGTACGCCGAGGCCGTGGAGGCCTACCGCCAGTCCCTGGAGCTGTACCGCCAGGTGGGGAGGACCTCGCGGGAGCAGGCCAACTGCCTGTACAACATCGGCGGCACCCTGCGCCGGGCCAGGCGCTACGAGGAGGCCATGACCTCCTACCGCCAGGCCCTGGAGACCTACCGGCGGGTGGAGGGAAGCAAGCGTGAGCAGGCCGACTGCCTGTACGGTCGTGGCCTGGCCATGACGGGGCTGGGCCGCTGCCAGGACGCCCTGACCGCCTACCGTCAGGCCCTGGAGGCCTACCGCCAGGTGGAGGGGACCGAGCGTCGGCAGGCCCTCGTGCTGTTCAATATCGGTGACTGCCTGGAGGATCTCAGGCACTACCAGGAGGCCGTGACCGCCCACGAGCAGAGCCTGGACCTGTACCAGCAGATCGGGGGCACTGAGCGTCAGCAGGCCATCTGCCGGGAGAACATGGCGAACTGCCTGCGCCGGGCGGGCCGCCCCGAGGAGGCCATGACCGCCTACCGCCAGGCCCTGGAGACCTACCGGCGGGTAGAGGGCACGACGCAGGACCAGGGGATCTGCCTGGAGAACACGGGCAACACCCTGCGCCGGGCGGGCCGCCCCGAGGAGGCCCTGACCGCCTACCGCAAGGCGCTGGCCTCCTACCGCAAGGTTGAGGGCAGTGAGCGAGACCAGGCCGACTGCCTGGGTGGTATCGGGCGGGCTCTTGACGCCCTTAAGCGCCGTGAGGAGGCCCTGAGCGCCTACCGCCAGGCCCTGGAGGCCTACCGAGCCGTGTCCGGCACGGTGCGCCAGCAGGCCGTCTGCCTGCTGAGAGCCGGTAACGTCCTGGACGACCTGGGGCGCTACGAGGACGCCCTGACCTCATACCGCCAGTCCCTGGAGGCCTACCGCAAGGTGGAGGGTACGACGCAGGTCCAGGGCACCTGCCTGTACAACGTCGGCGGCACCCTGCGCCGCCTGAACCGCTACGAGGAGGCCCTGGAGATCTACCACCAGGCGCTGGAGGCCTACCGGCAGGTGGAGGGCACGACGCGGGCCCAGGCGGACTGCCTGGGTGGTATCGGGCGGGCCCTGCGCGGCCTGGGGCGCTATGAGGAGTCCCACAAGGCCTTCCGCCAGGCCCTGGAGGCCTACCGTACCGTGCCCGGCACGGCGCGCCCCCAGGCCGTCTGCCTGCTCGACATCGGTAACGCCCTGGACGACCTGGGACGCTACGAGGAGGCGGTCGACCTCTACGGCCAGGCCCTGGAGGCCTACCGGCGGGTGGAGGGCACGACGCGGGCCCAGGGGCTCTGCCTGGAGAACACGGGCAACACCCTGCGCCGCCTGAACCGCTACGAGGAGGCCCTGGAGATCTACCGCCGGGCGCTGGAGGACTACCGCAGGGCGGAGGGCGCTGAGAGGGACCAGGCGGACTGCCTGGGTGGTATCGGGCGGGCCCTGCGCGGCCTGGGGCGCTATGAGGAGTCCCACAAGGCCTTCCGCCAGGCCCTGGAGGCCTACCGTACCGTGCCCGGCACGGCGCGCCCCCAGGCCGTCTGCCTGCTCGATATCGGTAACGCCCTGGGCGACGTGGGGCGCTACGAGGAGGCGGTCGACCTCTACGGCCAGGCCCTGGAGGCCTACCGGCGGGTGGAGGGCACGACGCGGGCCCAGGGCGACTGCCTGTATAACATCGGAAACGTCCTGCTGAGCCGCCTGGGTCGCTACGCCGAGGCGCTGGAGGCCTACCGCCAGGCCTTGGAGGCCTACCAGCAGGTGGAGGGCAGTGAGCGTGACCAGGCGGACTGCGTCATTAATACCGGGCGGGCCCTTGACGCTCTTAAGCGCCGTGAGGAGGCGCTGTCGGCCTTCTACCAGGCCCTGGAGGCCTACCGTACCGTGCCCGGCACGGTGCGCCAGCAGGCCGTCTGCCTGCTCGATATCGGTAACGCCCTGGGCGACGTGGGGCGCTACGAGGAGGCGGTCGACCTCTACGGCCAGGCCCTGGAGGCCTACCGGCGGGTGGAGGGCACGACGCGGGCCCAGGGCGACTGCCTGTATAACATCGGAAACGTCCTGCTGAGCCGCCTGGGTCGCTACGCCGAGGCGCTGGAGGCCTACCGCCAGGCCTTGGAGGCCTACCGCCAGGTGGAGGGCAGTGAGCGTGACCAGGCGGACTGCGTCATTAATACCGGGCGGGCCCTTGACGCTCTTAAGCGCCGTGAGGAGGCGCTGTCGGCCTTCTACCAGGCCCTGGAGGCCTACCGAGCCGTGCCCGGCACGGTGCGCCAGCAGGCCGACTGCCTGCTGAGAGCCGGTAACGCCCTGGACGACCTGGATCGCTGCGCCGAGGCGCTGGAGGCCTACCACCAGGCCCTGGAGGCCTACCAGCTCGAGGGCGCTACCCGGGGCCAGGCCAACTGCCTGTACAACATCGGCGGCACCCTGCGCCGCCTGGGTCGCTACGCCGAGGCGCTGGAGGCCTACCGCCAGGCCTTGGAGGCCTACCAGCAGGTGGAGGACAGTACCCGGGACCAGGCCGACTGCCTGAACGGCGCCGGCCTGGCCCTGGTGGGGCAGGGGCGCTGCGAGGAGGCGCTGGGCTCCTACCACCAGGCCCTGGAGACCTACCGCCAGGTGGAGGCGACCGAGCGTCGTCAGGCTCTTGTCATGTTCAATACTGGTAGCGCTCTGGAGAAGCTCGGACGCTATGAGGAGGCTGCGACCGCCCACGAGCAGAGCCTGGGCCTGTACCGGCAGGTCGAGGGCACCGGGCGTCAGCAGGCCGTCTGCCAGGAGAACACGGCCAGCTGCCTGCGTCGGGCGGGAAGGTACGCCGAGGCCCTGGAGCTCTACCGCCAGGCCCTGGAGGCCTACCGGCAGGTGGAGGGCACCAAGACGGACCAGGACGACTGCCTGAGGGGCATCCGCCACTGCCTGGAGGCGCTGGGGCGCCCGCAGGACGAGGCCGACGAGGCCCCGCCTCCTGTCGGCAGGCAGCCCGCCGGTGACGTGGCGGCCGACCACGCCGCCCAGGTACCCCAGCCCGACCACGCCGCCCAGCCCGACCAGCCCGGGGCCGGGCGCCAGGAGGCCGACCAGCTGCACGAGGCCGCCCGCTTCCTGATGGGGCAGGAGCGCTACGAGGAGGCCGTGGTCTCCTACCGCCGGGCCCTGAGGGCCTACCGCGACCTGGGCGGCGCCCAGGCGCAGGAGGCCCGCTGCCTGCACGAGGTGGGCAGGGCCCTGGCGGAGGTGGGGTGCCTGACCGAGGCCGTGGACGCCCTCCAGGAGGCCTCGGAGCTCTACGACGCCGGCTCCGTGGGGGACCGGGCCGCCTGCCTGTACGACACCGGCGTCGCCCTGGGGGCGGCAGGGTGCCACGAGGCGGCGGCGGCCTCCTACCGCGCCGCCGCCGACCTCTACGCCACCCTGGCCGGCACCGGGCGTCAGCAGGGCACCTGCCTGTACCGTCTTGGCGGCGCACTGGCTGAGCTGGGACGCTACGAGGAGGCCTCGAGCACCTACGCGGCCGCCGTCGGCCTCCACCCGGGCCTGCGCGAGGAGGCCGGGGTGGACGACGACACCCTGCACCGCGCCTGGAGCACCCGGAGCCTCGCCGAGGACAGGGGCCTGCCGTGA